The Salvia miltiorrhiza cultivar Shanhuang (shh) chromosome 1, IMPLAD_Smil_shh, whole genome shotgun sequence genome has a window encoding:
- the LOC130993108 gene encoding uncharacterized protein LOC130993108 yields MSYMSISEDEKLSQITKDFGSDSCFFHLELGSDSCLPSQPLQLYDNPTHFSLQEIMEETPEAEAEIYGKILFYLRSMKSMEKFNTLKKWIVYKLNMDNYEAHLCQTSWSTPFGPPSGLREFRGEYDFVEVMMREKEGDDERDRKTKKMRVIVDIDFRTQFELARPTPNYQELTNALPLIFVGSEEKLEKLIPLICSAAKLSLRERGLHIPPWRKATYIHSKWLSSNCKRVSFSHKVLFGHQHSVTGNIGCFQNFVAAQKMGQF; encoded by the exons atgaGCTACATGAGTATCTCAGAAGATGAGAAACTTTCCCAGATCACCAAAGATTTTGGGTCAGATTCTTGCTTTTTCCATCTTGAGTTGGGCTCAGATTCTTGCCTTCCATCACAGCCTCTTCAACTTTATGATAATCCCACACATTTCTCTCTCCAA GAGATCATGGAAGAAACCCCAGAAGCGGAGGCTGAGATTTATGGCAAAATCTTGTTCTACTTGAGATCAATGAAATCCATGGAGAAATTTAACACACTTAAGAAATGGATTGTTTACAAGTTGAACATGGATAACTATGAAGCCCATCTTTGCCAAACATCATGGTCTACCCCTTTTGGTCCACCTTCAG GGCTACGTGAGTTTAGGGGTGAATATGACTTTGTAGAGGTgatgatgagagagaaagaaggagaTGATGAGAGAGataggaagacgaagaagatgaGAGTGATAGTTGACATAGACTTCAGGACTCAGTTTGAGCTGGCAAGGCCAACACCAAACTATCAAGAGCTGACAAATGCACTGCCATTGATATTTGTGGGGAGTGAGGAGAAGTTGGAGAAGCTGATTCCTTTGATTTGCTCTGCTGCCAAACTCTCCCTTAGAGAGAGAGGGCTCCACATCCCTCCTTGGAGGAAGGCTACCTACATCCATTCCAAATGGCTCTCTTCCAACTGCAAAAGAGTTTCATTTTCTCATAAGGTGCTGTTTGGCCACCAGCATTCAGTAACTGGGAATATTGGgtgttttcaaaattttgttgCAGCTCAGAAAATGGGGCAGTTTTGA
- the LOC130992490 gene encoding protein LAZ1 homolog 1: protein MWWRGVLVLLLCFATLGESTDRFSRFLSINLGAETSSLYKWTVASAGIFVAVALLLSTFLIFEHLAAYNKPEEQKFLVGLILMVPVYAVESFLSLLNAEAAFNCEVVRDCYEAFALYCFERYLIACLGGEESTIEFMENQNWITSSLPIIDETYAYGVVEHPFPLNCCLKDWKLGSDFYQGVKIGIVQYMILKLICAALAMLFQSLGVYGEGKFEWGYAYPYLAVVLNFSQTWALYCLVQFYSVTKNKLEPIKPLAKFLTFKSIVFLTWWQGVAVAFLFSFGALQGSLALVLKTRIQDYIICIEMGVAAVVHLYVFPAVPYKRGERCVRNVAVLADYASLGTPPDPDEVQDCERSTRVRFSRQEDRVQTPKLHQSVRDVVIGSGEIIVDDMRFTVSHVVEPVERGLAKINKTFHQISENVKRYDEERRKSKDDTHLVPLISGTKEFSDVRENLPEGSLSDSGVSDGKRPQYKSRTSSSWLKHR from the exons ATGTGGTGGAGGGGGGTTTTAGTATTGTTACTCTGTTTTGCCACTTTAGGTGAATCAACAGACAGGTTCTCTAGATTTTTGTCTATCAATTTGGGTGCTGAGACGTCGTCCCTCTACAAATGGACGGTTGCCAGCGCGGGCATATTTGTGGCAGTGGCTCTTCTTCTGTCGACGTTTCTTATCTTTGAGCACTTAGCTGCATACAATAAGCCGGAG GAGCAGAAATTCCTGGTTGGGCTGATTCTAATGGTTCCTGTTTATGCAGTGGAATCG TTCTTGTCGTTATTGAATGCTGAGGCTGCTTTTAACTGTGAAGTTGTTCGGGACTGTTATGAAGCTTTTGCTTTGTATTGCTTTGAGAGGTATCTCATAGCCTGCTTAG GTGGGGAGGAAAGTACCATTGAATTTATGGAAAACCAGAACTGGATCACTTCTAGTCTACCTATTATAGATGAAACGTATGCTTATGGAGTCGTTGAGCACCCTTTTCCATTGAATTGTTGTCTAAAAGATTGGAAACTCGGCTCTGATTTCTATCAAGGCGTGAAAATTGGCATCGTCCAATAT ATGATACTGAAGTTGATATGTGCGGCACTAGCAATGCTCTTTCAGTCTTTAGGTGTATATGGAGAAGGAAAGTTTGAATGGGGTTATGC TTATCCATATTTGGCAGTTGTTCTCAATTTCAGCCAGACTTGGGCCTTGTATTGCCTTGTGCAATTCTATTCTGTTACCAAGAATAAGTTGGAACCTATTAAACCTTTGGCCAAGTTTCTGACATTTAAGTCGATTGTGTTCCTGACATGGTGGCAAGGTGTTGCCGTTGcatttcttttctcttttggAGCTTTGCAAGGGTCACTGGCACTGGTTCTGAAAACACGTATACAAGACTATATTATCTGTATTGAG ATGGGTGTTGCTGCTGTGGTACATCTTTATGTTTTTCCAGCTGTACCTTACAAACGTGGAGAGAGATGTGTAAGAAACGTAGCTGTGCTGGCAGATTATGCATCACTAGGAACTCCACCAGATCCAGATGAGGTTCAAGATTGTGAACGATCCACCAGAGTTCGCTTTTCTCGGCAGGAAGACAGAGTGCAAACTCCAAAACTCCATCAGAGCGTTCGTGATGTGGTCATTGGTAGTGGTGAAATT ATTGTTGATGACATGAGGTTCACAGTGTCACACGTTGTAGAACCGGTTGAAAGAGGACTTGCTAAAATCAACAAAACTTTCCATCAGATATCTGAAAATGTGAAACGGTATGATGAGGAGCGTAGGAAGTCCAAAGATGATACCCATCTTGTCCCATTGATCTCAGGAACGAAAGAATTCTCCGATGTGCGTGAGAACCTTCCTGAAGGCAGTTTGAGTGACAGCGGTGTTTCTGATGGGAAGAGACCTCAGTACAAATCTAGAACTTCTTCGTCTTGGTTGAAACACAGATAA
- the LOC130992847 gene encoding uncharacterized protein C57A10.07 isoform X1 — MKPSYSFGSSSSNSPKSFQAYPRRDFDLESGIAKRSRKPKNNLLRMIKSLGNRVHHYVKLHPLLLFLICLSIGVCALILFSVYDGGVRMMSTYRAVEGNADRDRDRYPFASLRNLVMVAGHSVYTSSSCEKVDKENAWYLEAYQKHPGQAATFVTHIEKGVEIAARDDATLLLFSGGETRKDAGPRSEAQSYWIVAESKQWFGNRDSVRSRALTEEHARDSFENLLFSVCRFRELTGTYPHNITVVGYDFKEERFVHLHRSAIRFPEFRFLYSGTPSSQDSREAALKGEALVRAQFQEDPYGCLGALSRKKLGRDPFHRSIPYPNGCPEIKGLFTYCGTAPYPEKEEAGIFVYARETLTVKLTCSFYF; from the exons ATGAAGCCAAGTTATTCATTTGGATCTAGTAGTAGTAACAGTCCCAAGTCATTCCAAGCATATCCAAGGAGGGATTTTGACTTAGAATCTGGGATTGCTAAGAGATCACGAAAGCCTAAAAATAATCTGCTGAGAATGATCAAATCACTAGGAAATAGGGTACATCATTATGTTAAGCTCCACCCCCTTTTGCTGTTCTTGATTTGCTTGTCAATTGGCGTTTGTGCCCTAATTTTATTCTCTGTTTATGATGGAGGTGTGAGAATGATGTCTACTTATAGGGCAGTAGAGGGGAATGCagatagagatagagatagaTATCCTTTTGCTAGCTTAAGAAATCTTGTAATGGTAGCCGGGCATTCGGTTTACACGAGTAGTAGTTGCGAGAAGGTGGATAAGGAGAATGCTTGGTATTTGGAGGCGTATCAGAAGCATCCGGGGCAGGCTGCAACGTTTGTCACTCATATTGAAAAGGGCGTGGAGATTGCAGCCAGGGATGATGCGACATTGCTCTTGTTTAGTGGGGGTGAGACTCGGAAGGATGCTGGCCCGAGGAGCGAAGCTCAGAGTTATTGGATCGTGGCAGAGTCCAAGCAATGGTTTG GCAACCGAGACAGCGTGAGAAGTAGAGCACTCACTGAAGAGCACGCTCGAGATAGCTTCGAGAATCTGCTCTTTAGCGTGTGTCGTTTCCGAGAGCTTACCGGCACATATCCACACAACATAACT GTTGTAGGTTACGACTTTAAGGAGGAGAGGTTCGTCCATCTACACCGTTCGGCAATTAGGTTTCCGGAGTTCCGGTTCCTCTACTCAGGCACGCCGTCCTCCCAAGACTCAAGGGAAGCTGCGCTGAAAGGCGAAGCACTGGTGAGGGCTCAATTTCAAGAAGATCCTTACGGTTGTTTAGGCGCGTTGAGTCGCAAAAAGCTCGGCCGCGACCCGTTCCATCGGTCGATCCCGTACCCTAATGGATGCCCAGAGATCAAAGGTTTGTTCACATATTGTGGAACTGCACCATATCCAG AGAAAGAAGAAGCAGGAATTTTTGTGTATGCTAGAGAGACTTTGACTGTTAAACTTACTTGCTCCTTTTACTTTTAA
- the LOC130992847 gene encoding uncharacterized protein C57A10.07 isoform X2, which produces MKPSYSFGSSSSNSPKSFQAYPRRDFDLESGIAKRSRKPKNNLLRMIKSLGNRVHHYVKLHPLLLFLICLSIGVCALILFSVYDGGVRMMSTYRAVEGNADRDRDRYPFASLRNLVMVAGHSVYTSSSCEKVDKENAWYLEAYQKHPGQAATFVTHIEKGVEIAARDDATLLLFSGGETRKDAGPRSEAQSYWIVAESKQWFGNRDSVRSRALTEEHARDSFENLLFSVCRFRELTGTYPHNITVVGYDFKEERFVHLHRSAIRFPEFRFLYSGTPSSQDSREAALKGEALVRAQFQEDPYGCLGALSRKKLGRDPFHRSIPYPNGCPEIKGLFTYCGTAPYPGWLPWA; this is translated from the exons ATGAAGCCAAGTTATTCATTTGGATCTAGTAGTAGTAACAGTCCCAAGTCATTCCAAGCATATCCAAGGAGGGATTTTGACTTAGAATCTGGGATTGCTAAGAGATCACGAAAGCCTAAAAATAATCTGCTGAGAATGATCAAATCACTAGGAAATAGGGTACATCATTATGTTAAGCTCCACCCCCTTTTGCTGTTCTTGATTTGCTTGTCAATTGGCGTTTGTGCCCTAATTTTATTCTCTGTTTATGATGGAGGTGTGAGAATGATGTCTACTTATAGGGCAGTAGAGGGGAATGCagatagagatagagatagaTATCCTTTTGCTAGCTTAAGAAATCTTGTAATGGTAGCCGGGCATTCGGTTTACACGAGTAGTAGTTGCGAGAAGGTGGATAAGGAGAATGCTTGGTATTTGGAGGCGTATCAGAAGCATCCGGGGCAGGCTGCAACGTTTGTCACTCATATTGAAAAGGGCGTGGAGATTGCAGCCAGGGATGATGCGACATTGCTCTTGTTTAGTGGGGGTGAGACTCGGAAGGATGCTGGCCCGAGGAGCGAAGCTCAGAGTTATTGGATCGTGGCAGAGTCCAAGCAATGGTTTG GCAACCGAGACAGCGTGAGAAGTAGAGCACTCACTGAAGAGCACGCTCGAGATAGCTTCGAGAATCTGCTCTTTAGCGTGTGTCGTTTCCGAGAGCTTACCGGCACATATCCACACAACATAACT GTTGTAGGTTACGACTTTAAGGAGGAGAGGTTCGTCCATCTACACCGTTCGGCAATTAGGTTTCCGGAGTTCCGGTTCCTCTACTCAGGCACGCCGTCCTCCCAAGACTCAAGGGAAGCTGCGCTGAAAGGCGAAGCACTGGTGAGGGCTCAATTTCAAGAAGATCCTTACGGTTGTTTAGGCGCGTTGAGTCGCAAAAAGCTCGGCCGCGACCCGTTCCATCGGTCGATCCCGTACCCTAATGGATGCCCAGAGATCAAAGGTTTGTTCACATATTGTGGAACTGCACCATATCCAGGTTGGCTGCCTTGGGCTTAA
- the LOC131009855 gene encoding uncharacterized protein LOC131009855, with product MSFSSPSHDDERRAQEFSNLVQEFNQIVQAIGDPDAQPRRWRRRVAKKAYIHRDREAGALRLHADYFAENSVYPDNVFRRRFCMRRALFLRIVNAVASDPYFQQRTDALGRPGFMPLQKCTILSSHYSPLRCRILEEADYQRLLAMHENCPTAWQDAYTRGDQGEPTIILEAVASQDLWIWHAFFGTPGSNNDINVLNNSTLFNDRLQGMGVPVTYQVNNAYYTSEYYLTDGIYPNWPVFVKSPTHPTDSKGKRFKVMQEAARKDIE from the exons ATGTCTTTCTCTTCACCAAGCCACGATGATGAGCGACGTGCTCAAGAATTTTCCAATCTTGTGCAAGAATTTAATCAAATTGTTCAAGCTATTGGCGATCCGGATGCGCAACCTCGTCGGTGGCGACGAAGAGTGGCAAAGAAGGCCTACATTCATCGGGACCGTGAAGCCGGCGCTCTACGTTTGCACGCGGATTACTTTGCTGAAAATTCGGTCTACCCCGACAATGTCTTCCGCCGCCGATTTTGCATGCGTCGTGCGTTGTTTTTGCGTATCGTTAATGCCGTCGCATCCGATCCATACTTCCAACAACGCACGGATGCACTTGGAAGACCCGGCTTCATGCCGTTGCAAAAATGCACG ATTCTGTCGAGCCATTATTCACCTCTTCGGTGCAGAATACTTGAGGAGGCCGACTACCAACGGCTTCTAGCAATGCACGAG AATTGTCCAACGGCATGGCAAGACGCATACACTCGCGGCGATCAGGGGGAACCGACCATCATCCTCGAAGCCGTCGCATCGCAAGATCTATGGATCTGGCATGCTTTTTTTGGGACTCCTGGTTCAAACAACGAtatcaacgtgctcaacaactcGACGTTGTTCAATGATCGGCTGCAAGGAATGGGGGTGCCGGTCACATATCAAGTCAACAACGCCTACTACACAAGTGAGTACTACTTGACTGACGGCATCTACCCCAATTGGCCTGTATTCGTGAAGAGTCCTACACATCCGACGGATTCGAAGGGGAAGAGGTTCAAAGTGATGCAGGAAGCGGCTCGCAAGGATATTGAATGA
- the LOC130993128 gene encoding dof zinc finger protein DOF3.1-like — translation MSSSSNNHPFLDHQFPQIKPSLLMMGSCKTLKWKPYSAIEAAPSCPRCLSSNTKFCYYNNYSVSQPRYFCKACRRYWTKGGSLRNVPVGGGCRKTRRSSRALSRRPPPSESLANAAAPPKHDDYEGSNFAAAEMFECGGDVGVINGGQVHGSFDGGDFVCENFGVFEVEGIGIESEMFPNLEGFGCGQPPLMEMQEFEVFSSGDDHSLMTDNWGSFDLSAYENF, via the coding sequence ATGTCATCATCAAGTAACAACCACCCATTTCTTGATCATCAATTCCCCCAAATCAAGCCCTCATTGCTAATGATGGGAAGCTGCAAAACCCTAAAATGGAAGCCCTACTCCGCCATTGAAGCAGCTCCGAGCTGCCCTCGATGCCTCTCCTCCAACACCAAATTCTGCTACTACAACAACTACAGCGTCTCCCAGCCTCGCTACTTCTGCAAGGCCTGCCGCCGCTACTGGACCAAGGGCGGCTCCCTCCGCAACGTCCCCGTCGGCGGCGGCTGCCGCAAGACCCGCCGCTCCTCCCGCGCCCTCAGCCGCCGGCCGCCCCCCTCGGAGAGCCTCGCCAACGCCGCCGCTCCTCCGAAACATGATGATTATGAGGGATCTAACTTTGCGGCGGCGGAGATGTTTGAGTGTGGAGGAGATGTGGGTGTGATCAACGGCGGCCAAGTGCATGGGAGTTTTGACGGCGGAGATTTCGTGTGCGAGAATTTTGGGGTTTTTGAGGTTGAAGGGATTGGTATTGAGAGTGAGATGTTTCCGAATTTGGAGGGGTTTGGATGCGGGCAGCCGCCATTGATGGAAATGCAAGAATTTGAGGTGTTTTCGAGTGGTGATGATCACAGTTTGATGACTGACAATTGGGGCTCCTTTGATCTGTCGGCGTATgagaatttttag
- the LOC130993237 gene encoding protein MKS1-like, translating into MSDAPLRHFPRQELHLGGPRPPPLSLSKQSRKISKQKAAPPPPPAAAAEPKSHRRHPPPPPVIIYTVSPKKIHVDPSEFMTIVQRLTGNTPPPPSSSALRENGGGVFPAAQPVSNTQFSDGCVETSQNLLWNATDNTHLMNTGLHGNINQNNLLENNLMMNMPSSSGFDAFNYLFDI; encoded by the coding sequence atGTCCGACGCCCCTTTGCGCCACTTCCCACGGCAGGAGCTCCACCTAGGTGGCCCCCGCCCGCCGCCGCTaagcttaagtaaacaatcccGCAAGATAAGCAAACAAAAGGCtgcgccaccgccgccgccagcAGCAGCCGCAGAACCTAAATCTCACCGCCGCCACCCTCCGCCGCCGCCCGTCATAATCTACACCGTCTCTCCCAAGAAAATCCACGTCGACCCTAGCGAGTTCATGACCATCGTCCAACGTTTGACCGGGAacactccgccgccgccgtcatcTTCGGCTTTACGAGAAAATGGCGGCGGAGTGTTCCCGGCGGCGCAGCCTGTTTCAAATACGCAGTTTTCTGACGGCTGCGTTGAAACGTCACAAAATTTATTGTGGAATGCAACCGATAACACTCATTTGATGAATACCGGTTTGCATGGAAACATAAATCAGAATAATTTGCTGGAGAATAATTTGATGATGAACATGCCTTCTTCAAGTGGTTTCGACGCTTTCAATTATTTGTTTGACatttaa